Proteins found in one Xyrauchen texanus isolate HMW12.3.18 chromosome 30, RBS_HiC_50CHRs, whole genome shotgun sequence genomic segment:
- the LOC127624237 gene encoding feline leukemia virus subgroup C receptor-related protein 1-like has protein sequence MVAGELLQEQHVLPNSTPDGSVTACETPEEDSCYRDLSDGSALVTVDPKVLEQELPPPDEKEPMLPSEQNENPLETKLYWRRFAVLAVFSLYSLVNAFQWIQYSIIVNIFTDYYNVTNIMIDWLSLVYMVVYVPLIFPATWLLDKKGLRMTALLGAGLNGVGAWVKCASVRPDLFWVTMTAQIICSVAQVFILGLPSRIASVWFGPREVSTACATAVLGNQLGVAIGFLLPPVLVPNTPNDKELMGHNISIMFYGTAVVSTLLFLLTVFVIQDRPPLPSSKAQAVLTVNPSEEYSYKKSIINLFKNKPFILLLISYGIMTGSFYSVSTLLNQIIIYHYLGEEINAGRIGLTLVVAGMVGSILCGFWLDRTKTYKLTTLIVYILSFIGMVVFTFTLDLGHLSVVFFTSGVLGFFMTGYLPIGFEFGVEITYPESEGTSSGLLNAFAQVFGIIFTLIQGRLTTDYCPLIGNIFLCAWILLGIVLTALIKSDLKRHDINVGNINKGLEAPTEQLSEKASSGIKSESSSLPHETSI, from the exons ATGGTGGCGGGTGAGTTGCTTCAAGAGCAACATGTTCTGCCCAACAGTACACCTGACGGCAGTGTCACTGCCTGCGAGACGCCAGAGGAGGACAGCTGCTATAGGGATCTTTCCGATGGATCGGCTCTTGTAACTGTGGATCCAAAGGTGCTGGAACAGGAGCTTCCTCCACCGGACGAAAAAGAGCCGATGCTTCCCAGCGAGCAGAATGAGAACCCCCTAGAAACTAAACTGTACTGGAGGAGGTTTGCGGTGCTGGCGGTGTTCAGCCTCTATTCGCTCGTCAACGCATTTCAGTGGATCCAGTACAGCATCATCGTCAACATTTTCACGGACTATTACAATGTAACAAACATCATGATCGACTGGCTCTCCCTGGTCTATATGGTCGTGTACGTGCCTTTAATCTTCCCTGCGACGTGGCTGTTGGATAAGAAGGGACTGAGGATGACAGCGTTACTAGGGGCCGGCTTGAACGGCGTAGGTGCGTGGGTGAAATGCGCCAGTGTGAGGCCCGACCTGTTCTGGGTCACCATGACCGCACAGATCATATGTTCTGTGGCACAGGTGTTTATCCTAGGTCTCCCCTCCAGAATCGCGTCGGTTTGGTTCGGGCCGAGAGAAGTTTCCACGGCGTGTGCCACAGCTGTTTTGGGCAACCAg CTTGGTGTAGCAATAGGTTTTCTGCTCCCACCTGTACTGGTACCGAACACACCAAATGACAAAGAGCTCATGGGCCACAACATCAGCATAATGTTCTATGGGACAGCTGTAGTTTCAactcttttgtttcttttaacaGTGTTTG TCATCCAGGACAGACctcctctgccatccagcaagGCGCAAGCTGTTCTCACTGTAAATCCGTCTGAAGAGTATTCATACAAGAAATCAATCATTAACCTCTTCAAAAACAAGCCCTTCATTCTGCTCCTTATAAGTTATG GCATCATGACAGGGTCGTTCTACTCTGTATCTACCCTTCTCAATCAAATTATAATTTATCACTATCTG GGTGAAGAGATAAATGCAGGCAGAATTGGCTTGACTTTGGTGGTTGCTGGAATGGTGGGCTCCATACTGTGTGGATTCTGGTTGGATCGTACTAAAACTTATAA ATTGACAACATTGATTGTCTACATCCTGTCGTTCATTGGAATGGTGGTGTTCACATTCACGCTGGACTTGGGACATCTCTCTGTGGTCTTCTTTACCTCTGGGGTCCTGGG gTTTTTTATGACTGGTTACCTTCCCATTGGCTTTGAATTTGGTGTCGAAATTACATACCCCGAGTCGGAGGGGACTTCATCTGGTCTTCTAAATGCATTTGCACAG GTCTTTGGTATCATTTTTACTCTCATCCAAGGACGGCTCACCACAGACTACTGCCCACTCATTGGAAACATTTTCTTGTGTGCTTGGATCCTACTTGGCATTGTTCTGACAG CTTTGATTAAATCAGACCTCAAAAGACATGACATCAATGTGGGAAACATTAACAAAGGACTAGAG GCTCCCACTGAGCAGCTTTCAGAAAAAGCATCCAGTGGCATCAAGTCGGAGTCCTCCAGCCTGCCTCATGAGACCTCAATTTAA
- the LOC127624202 gene encoding kinetochore-associated protein NSL1 homolog produces MAEEDRADFRVNVKSKRMVREQTEKYKDLLNTLLDGQCNISEEDKAKLLQEMVVNFEFTVQENIVIDGLSWDETSEDYCADYESEINDLLDEKIVETTWKRSSYPKQIRCQVVRSLRAERKLMGLYEQALKPQDIKSDPVQDTIIKNVSAAAPTMFKQASSVMKSLKSLKQATEGLRQVLDMQPSTESEEIYREVFGSSVGNNFPDPHHRLPSTIKRAASDAEYSADYVPAPKIIHNETDANKM; encoded by the exons ATGGCAGAGGAAGATCGTGCAGATTTTAGAGTAAATGTCAAGTCAAAAAGAATGGTTCGTGAACAGACTGAAAAGTATAAAGACTTACTAAACACGCTGTTAGATGGCCAGTGTAATATATCCGAGGAGGACAAGGCCAAACTGCTGCAAGAAATGGTTGTG AACTTTGAGTTCACTGTACAAGAAAATATAGTAATTGATGGCTTATCATGGGACGAGACATCAGAGGATTATTGTGCAG acTATGAGAGTGAGATAAATGATTTGCTGGATGAGAAGATTGTAGAGACCACTTGGAAACGCAGCTCTTACCCAAAGCAAATACGCTGCCAAGTTGTGCGATCATTGAGAGCGGAGAGGAAACTCATG GGTTTGTATGAACAGGCACTGaagccacaagatataaagtcAGATCCAGTTCAAG ACACTATCATCAAAAATGTATCCGCTGCTGCCCCGACAATGTTTAAGCAAGCCAGTTCAGTTATGAAG TCTCTGAAAAGTCTGAAGCAGGCAACAGAGGGCTTGCGTCAAGTTCTGGACATGCAGCCTTCAACGGAGTCAGAGGAAATCTACAGAGAGGTGTTTGGAAGTTCAGTGGGAAATAACTTTCCAGACCCTCATCACAGGCTTCCCTCCACCATCAAAAGAGCTGCATCTGATGCAGAGTACAGTGCAGACTATGTTCCGGCTCCCAAAATAATCCATAATGAGACTGATgctaataaaatgtaa